A region from the Medicago truncatula cultivar Jemalong A17 chromosome 6, MtrunA17r5.0-ANR, whole genome shotgun sequence genome encodes:
- the LOC25496736 gene encoding pentatricopeptide repeat-containing protein At1g12300, mitochondrial — MSFSNLRYVVAVSVFIPNFSNPNFLIRCFTTSSSSRLYSQFHEDYNNKHNLISSFNRLLHHKNPTPHIIQFNKILSSLVKLNQYPTVVSLHPQMELNGIASDLVTCSILINSFCQLGHIPFAFSVLAKILKNGYEPDTITFTTLIKGLCLKGDIHQALHFHDKVIAMGFHLDQVSYGTLINGLCKVGETKAALELLRRVDGKLVQPDVVMYNTIIDGMCKDKHVNDAFDLYSEMVAKRISPNVVTYSALISGFCIVGKLKDAVDFFNKMILKNIIPDLYTFSILVDGFCKEGRVKEAKNVLAMMMKQGIKPDVVTYSSLMDGYCLVNEVNKAESIFNTMSHRGVTANAKSYSIMINGFCKIKMVDEAMKLFKEMHHKQIFPDVITYSALIDGLCKSGRISYALQLVDQMHDRGVAPNIVTYNSILDALCKTHQVDKAIALLTKFKDQGIQPSVYTYTILIDGLCKGGRLKDARNIFEDLLVKGYNITVNTYTVMIQGFCSHGLLDESLALLSKMEENGCIPDAVTYEIIICSLFDKDKNDKAEKLLREMITRGLL, encoded by the coding sequence ATGTCGTTTTCAAATTTGAGATATGTTGTTGCTGTCTCTGTATTCATCCCCAAtttttcaaaccctaatttcctaATTCGTTGCTTCactacttcttcttcttcaaggCTATACTCTCAATTCCATGAAGATTATAACAACAAACACAATCTCATTTCATCATTCAATCGACTGCTTCATCACAAGAATCCTACACCACACATCATCcaattcaacaaaattttatCTTCCCTTGTCAAGCTCAATCAATACCCTACTGTTGTTTCACTTCATCCACAAATGGAATTAAACGGAATTGCTTCAGACTTGGTCACTTGCAGCATCCTCATCAATTCTTTCTGTCAATTGGGTCACATCCCTTTTGCTTTTTCTGTTTTGgcaaagattctcaaaaacgGTTACGAGCCAGATACCATAACCTTCACTACACTCATCAAGGGTCTTTGTCTCAAAGGTGACATCCATCAAGCATTGCACTTTCATGATAAGGTTATTGCGATGGGATTTCATTTGGACCAAGTTAGTTATGGAACCTTGATTAATGGCTTGTGTAAAGTTGGTGAAACAAAAGCAGCCCTTGAATTGCTCCGACGAGTTGATGGAAAATTAGTTCAGCCTGATGTGGTAATGTACAATACCATTATCGATGGTATGTGTAAAGATAAACATGTTAATGATGCTTTTGATTTATATTCTGAAATGGTTGCAAAGAGAATTTCTCCTAATGTTGTCACTTATAGTGCTTTAATTAGTGGATTTTGCATTGTTGGTAAACTGAAAGATGcagttgatttttttaataaaatgatattgaaaAACATCATCCCGGATCTGTATACCTTTAGTATATTGGTTGATGGATTTTGTAAGGAAGGAAGGGTGAAAGAAGCTAAAAATGTGTTAGCTATGATGATGAAACAAGGCATTAAACCTGATGTTGTTACTTACAGCTCTTTAATGGATGGATATTGTCTAGTAAATGAAGTGAACAAGGCCGAGAGTATATTCAACACTATGTCTCATAGGGGAGTGACTGCTAATGCTAAGAGCTACAGTATCATGATTAATGGATTTTGTAAGATTAAAATGGTGGATGAAGCCATGAAACTTTTCAAAGAAATGCATCACAAACAAATTTTTCCTGATGTGATAACTTATAGTGCCCTTATCGATGGATTGTGCAAATCAGGGAGAATCTCATATGCTTTGCAGCTTGTCGATCAGATGCATGATAGAGGTGTAGCACCTAATATAGTTACTTACAATTCTATATTAGATGCTTTATGCAAAACCCATCAGGTTGACAAAGCAATTGCATTGTTAACGAAATTCAAAGACCAGGGTATTCAACCAAGTGTGTACACATACACTATTCTTATTGACGGATTGTGTAAAGGTGGAAGACTAAAGGATGCACGGAATATTTTTGAGGATCTTTTAGTCAAGGGCTATAATATAACTGTCAACACATATACCGTTATGATTCAAGGGTTTTGTAGCCATGGCTTGTTGGATGAATCATTGGCTTTGCTgtcaaaaatggaagaaaatggtTGCATTCCAGACGCCGTTACTTATGAAATAATCATCTGTTCTCTATTTGATAAAGATAAAAATGATAAGGCAGAGAAACTTCTTCGTGAAATGATTACGAGAGGCCTATTGTAA
- the LOC120576113 gene encoding pentatricopeptide repeat-containing protein At3g22470, mitochondrial codes for MHTLQQLLRRVDRKLVQPDVVMYSVIIDGMCKDKLVNDVVDLYSEMVTKRISPNIVTYNTLIHGFCIVGQLNDAFGLLQLFIFGIMARKGVTPDTDSYIIMINGFCKIKMVDEAMNLFEEMHCKQIFPNVVTYNSLINGLCRSGRISYALELVDEMHDRGQPPNIITYNSILDVLCKNYDVDKAIVFLTKLKDQDIQPSMYTYNILIYGLCKVGRLKDARKVFEYLLVKGCSLDAYTYTIMIHGFCSKGLFGEAFTLLSKMK; via the coding sequence ATGCATACCCTACAGCAGTTGTTGAGACGTGTTGATAGAAAATTGGTTCAACCTGATGTGGTAATGTATAGTGTGATTATTGATGGTATGTGCAAAGATAAACTTgttaatgatgttgttgatttataTTCTGAAATGGTTACTAAGAGAATTTCTCCGAACATTGTAACTTACAACACTTTAATTCATGGCTTTTGCATTGTGGGTCAATTGAATGATGCATTTGGTTTGTTGCAACTCTTTATTTTCGGCATTATGGCCCGAAAGGGAGTGACTCCTGACACCGATAGCTATATTATCATGATTAATGGATTTTGTAAGATTAAAATGGTGGATGAAGCCATGAATCTCTTTGAAGAAATGCATTGCAAACAAATTTTTCCTAATGTGGTAACTTACAATTCCCTTATTAATGGTTTGTGCAGATCGGGGAGAATCTCATATGCTTTGGAGCTTGTCGATGAAATGCATGATAGAGGTCAACCACCTAATATAATTACTTACAACTCTATATTGGATGTTTTATGCAAGAACTATGATGTTGACAAGGCAATtgtatttttaacaaaacttaAAGACCAGGATATTCAACCAAGTATGTACACGTACAATATTCTTATCTATGGATTATGTAAAGTTGGAAGGCTAAAGGATGCACGGAAGGTTTTTGAATATCTTTTGGTCAAAGGCTGCAGTCTTGATGCATATACATATACCATTATGATCCATGGGTTTTGTAGCAAGGGCTTGTTTGGTGAAGCATTCACCTTGCtgtcaaaaatgaaataa